Sequence from the Thermococcus sp. genome:
CCTCTGTTATAGGATCTTTTACGTTCCTCAGCCGTTTAATAATCTCCTCCTCAATTCCCAACTATCATTCCTCCGAGCTTCTTAAGCCATTTCATTCCTCGGGGTTCTTCGGGGAACATTGGGATTTGGATCACATCGATCCCCTTGAACTCTTTTTTAATCTGTTCCAGCACCCTTCTCTGGGTATCAAGCTTCACTTTCAACTCAGGAATTTTCTCGGATACATTAATAACTTTATTAACAACTACGAACTTGAGTGGAACCTTAAATTTTTTCAGCGCATCCCTAGCTCTGATTGTTTCATATAGAGGTAGTTCCTCAGGATTCATCACTGCAATAACGCTCGTCTTTTCTGGATTGGTTATAACGTCTTCAACAAATTGAATCTCTGAGCGGTATTTTTTAAGCTCTTTCATTACTTCATCCTCACTCTCTTCAGTGGGTAGTTCGACTTCTTTTTCACCTATCCTAAACTTCAAGGGACCTTGAATGTTAGCTATGGCTGCACGTTTCTCCAGTATCTTCTTTCTAACTTCTATAAGCTTGTTCGTCCATATGAGGGATATCCGTGGGAGTGCTAGAACACGGAGTGTTAGGCCTGTGGGTGGGGTATCAAAGATTATCACATCCCACTTGTTCTCATCCATCAGGATGTCCCGTATTGCTTCGAGCGTGGCGTACTCCTCTATTCCCGGGGAGTAGCTCAGAACCTCGAAGTACTTCTCAAGGTTTATCACCGTCAGATAGCGGTAGGTGTGCTTGAGGTTTTCCTCCAGGTGCTTGAGGTAGCTTTTTATGAGCTTTTCCATGTCGAGCTCGCTAGCGTAGAGGTTATCGGTGAGTTTCTTCGGTTTGTCGCCCAGCTTAGTCATGAACACGTCGCCAAGGTTGTGGGCAGGATCAAGTGAAACAATGAGCGTTTTATATCCCATTTCAGCTAGCGCAGTTGCTATGGACGCGGAAGTCGTGGTCTTTCCTACACCACCTTTTCCTATAACAAAGAGAACACGGTAACCCCTCTTGGGGAGGAGATATTCCCTCATATCAATCACCTCACGTTATGTCGAAGAGGCCAGCGAGCTCTCCGAGGATGTCGTCCATCTCCTCTGCCCTTCTCTGCATCACGTACAGTTCCCTCGCCATGTGGGGAAGCAGTCTTATGGTGAGGGTCGTCGGTGGGCTTGGGAGTCCGATGAATGACCCCATCAGGAGGAGCGAGAAGACGTTCTCAAGTTCTCTCAGTTCGAATTCAATGTACTCTGTTGATTGTTCTCGGAACGACTGTTCAACACCCTTAAGGAACTCTTGAATGCTCTCCAGGATTCTCTTGGGCATCTCTCATCCCCCAGAAGCATTGAATAGCTCAAAAAGAAAAATTGAAATCAGGCCGCGCTGGCGGCGTACTCCTCCTCGGGTCTCTTCCATGCAATCCAGAAGTCCCACGCTAGGAGGAAGTTCAGGAGCAGGCTTATCACTATGGCACCTTTAACTGCTATTAAGTACTCCCCGACCATTGGAACGTAGATGAGGTACCAGATCATTGCGGCGGTCACTGTTATCCAGAGGAAGAGTGCCGGTATAAGGACAGCCCAGCTCCATGAGCCGGCTCTCTGCACCTTGGCCACCCAGAGTGCCGCGGTCATGAGAGCTATACTGGCAAGCATCTGGTTCATAGCGCTGAAGGCAGGCCAAATGACCTTGTAGCCGGCTCCCCATGCGAGGTAGGTTCCGAGACCTGCGATTATTATCGAGGCGACCCACTTGTTAGTTATGAGC
This genomic interval carries:
- a CDS encoding ArsA family ATPase, yielding MREYLLPKRGYRVLFVIGKGGVGKTTTSASIATALAEMGYKTLIVSLDPAHNLGDVFMTKLGDKPKKLTDNLYASELDMEKLIKSYLKHLEENLKHTYRYLTVINLEKYFEVLSYSPGIEEYATLEAIRDILMDENKWDVIIFDTPPTGLTLRVLALPRISLIWTNKLIEVRKKILEKRAAIANIQGPLKFRIGEKEVELPTEESEDEVMKELKKYRSEIQFVEDVITNPEKTSVIAVMNPEELPLYETIRARDALKKFKVPLKFVVVNKVINVSEKIPELKVKLDTQRRVLEQIKKEFKGIDVIQIPMFPEEPRGMKWLKKLGGMIVGN